One Baekduia alba genomic window, ACGGGGCCTCGGCCTGGCAGCGCTTCACCCGCATCACGCTGCCGCTGCTGAAGCCGGCGCTGCTCGTCGCGCTGCTGTTCCGGACGCTCGATGCGTTCCGGGTGTTCGACTCGATCTTCATCATGACCAAGGGCGCGCAGAACACCGAGTCGGTGTCCATCGTGGGCTATCAACAGCTGCTGTCGCGCCTGAACCTCGGTCTCGGGTCCGCCGTCTCGGTGCTGATCTTCGTGTTGGTGCTGATGATCGCGACCGCCTTCGTCAAGGGCTTCGGCACCGCCGTGCCCAAGGGGAACTGAGCCATGCGCCACGGAACCCGTGAGTACACCACCTGGTCGCTGCTGATCGGCGTGGTCGTCGTCTTCGCCATGTTCCCCGTGCTGTGGATCATGTCGCTGTCGTTCAAGACGCCGGCCACCGTCGGCGACGGGCGTCTGATCCCCAAGGAGTGGACGTTCGACAACTACAAGGGGCTCTTCACCGGTGGTTGGGACAGCCCGCTGCTGCGCCCGCTGATCAACTCGATCCTGATCGCGCTGATCGCGACCGTCATCGCGGTGGCGCTCGCGTCGCTCGCGGCCTACGCGATCGCCCGCCTGGACTTCCCGGGCAAGGCCATCGTGTTGGGCGGGGCGCTGGCCGTGTCGATGTTCCCGCCGATCTCGGTCGTCGGGCCGCTGTTCGACATGTGGCGCGCGCTGGGCCTCTACGACACCTATCCGGGCCTGATCATCCCGTACCTGACCTTCGCGCTGCCGCTCGCGATCTACATCCTGGTGGCGTTCTTCCGGGAGATACCCTGGGACCTGGAGGAGGCGGCCCAAGTGGACGGGGCCACGCCGTTCCAGGCGTTCCGGCGGATCATCTTCCCGCTGGCCGCGCCGGGCGTGTTCACGGCCGCCATCCTCGTGTTCATCTTCGCGTGGAACGACTTCGTGTTCGCGATCTCGCTGACGTCGTCCAACGCGTCGCGTACCGTCCCGGCGGCGATCGCGTTCTTCACCGGCGAGTCGCAGTTCACCTCGCCGACGGGCAACATCGCGGCGGCCGCGGTCCTCGTGACCGTCCCGATCATCATCTTCGTACTCATCTTCCAGCGCCGCATCGTCGCGGGCCTCACGGCCGGCGCGGTCAAGGGCTAGGCAGCGAACCACCGGAGGCGTTCATGGCCGGCATCGAGCTCAAGCACATCACCAAGCGCTACCCCGACGGCACTGAGGCCGTCAAGGATCTCAACCTCGCGATCGCCGACGGCGAGTTCGTGATCCTCGTCGGGCCGTCGGGCTGCGGGAAGTCGACCGCGCTGCGGATGATCGCCGGGCTGGAGGACATCTCGGAGGGCGAGATGATCATCGGCGACCAGGTGGTCAACGAGCGCGCCCCGAAGGACCGCGACATCGCCATGGTCTTCCAGAGCTACGCGTTGTACCCGCACATGACCGTGCGCGAGAACATGGGCTTCGCGCTCGAGCTCGCGGGCGTGTCCAAGGAGGAGCGCAACAGGAAGGTCGAGGAGGCCGCCGAGATCCTCGACCTCCAGCAGCACCTGGACCGCAAGCCGGCCAACCTGTCCGGCGGTCAGCGCCAGCGCGTCGCGATGGGGCGGGCGATCGTCCGCGACCCGTCGGCGTTCCTGATGGACGAGCCGCTGTCCAACCTCGACGCCAAGCTGCGCGTGCAGATGCGCACCGAGGTCTCGCGCATCCAGCAGCGCCTCGGCACCACCACGGTCTACGTCACCCACGACCAGACCGAGGCGATGACGCTCGGCGACCGCGTGGCGGTCATGCGCGCCGGGCGCCTGCAGCAGGTCGACACGCCGAAGGTGCTCTACGAGCAGCCGATCAACCTCTTCGTCGCCGGCTTCATCGGCTCGCCGGCGATGAACTTCTTCTCGGCCGAGGTGGCGGGCGACACGCTCAAGACGCCCTTTGGCGACGTCCCGCTCCCCGAGCGCCTCAAGCATGCCGCGGCGTCGGCGGGCGGCAAGCGCGTGCTGGCCGGCCTGCGGCCGGAGTCCTTCGAGGACGCCGAGGTCGCGCGGCGCCAGAACCGGCGCGGCGGCCACGAGTTCGAGGCCGACGTCGACCTGACCGAGTCCATGGGCTCCGAGGTGTACGCCTACATCCGGCTGGAGGGCGACCTCGCCGAGGCCGACGAGCTCGCCGAGATCGCGGCCGACTCCGGCGCGGCCGACGTGCCGGGCGCGGGCACCGACCAGCTCGTCGCGCGGCTCAGCGCCGAGACCGAGGTCGAGCGCGGGTCGCGCGCGCGCTTCTGGCTCGACGTCGACAAGCTGCACCTGTTCGACGTCGAGACCGGCAAGAGCCTGGGCCGCGACGAGGCCACGGCGTCGGTGACGTCCGAGGCGCAGACGGCGCCGCCGCCGACCCCGGCCTGATCAGTCGGTCGCGCGGCGCCCGAGCCGCTCGGCGCGCAGGCGGGCGAGGACGTCCTCGCTCCACTCGTGCGTGCGCAGCAGCTTGTAGCGCTCGGTCCCGATCCGCATGTAGGCGTCGGCCTCGGTGCCGTTGCCGAGCATGCCGGCGTCGCGCAGCATCGTGACGACCGGCACGTACTCCTCCTCGTACCAGGCGCGGGCGAGCTCCTGGCGGTCGATCGGCTGCCCGCTGTCCATGCGCGCCCCGTGCTCCTGCATGTACCGCCAGCCCCACGCCTCGATGCCCTCGGCGAGCTTGGCGTAGTCCCACGGGTTGCTCGGGCGCACGCGCTCGCGCGCGGCGGCCGGCAGCGGCACGCGCTCGAAGAAGACGCGCTCGTGGCTCTTGAGCGGCAGGTCGGCGCGCAGCAGGTCGCGATGCGCGCCGACCCGGGTCACGACCTCGGTCACCCGCGCGTCGATGTCGTGGCGGCCGAGCGCGCGGGCGACCGACACGCGGTGGTGGCCGTCCTTGACGAAGTAGACCTCGCCGATGCGGTAGACGTCGATCGGCGGCATCGCCTCGCCGCGGCGCATCGCGGTCGCGATCGACTCCCAGCGCCGCCGCACCTGCGGCGTCGTCGGCCGGAAGTGGCGGTCGAAGCCCTTCATGCGGTCGACGGTCCCGACGATCGCGTCGAGGGGGATGACCTGGAGGCCGGCGTCGCGCTCCTGCAGCCGGCCGAGCGCCGTGACGACCTCCTCGAAGGGCAGGATGTGGTCGATGTCGCCGGGCTCGCGCCGCAGCCAGCGCCGCAGCCGCGACAGGGCCAGCCGACGACGGGCGCGCAGGAAGTCGTCCTGTGCGTCGGCGCCGGCCAGTCCGGTGCTCCGCGGAGGCACGCTCGCAAGGTACTCCGTGTCCCAAGATCTGCGCCATCGTGGCGAACGCGTGCGCCGGAACGGACAACGCGCGCGAGGAACCGGCGCCCCGCAGTCCCAAAGCGCGTTGACTGGTCTGGTCAGCGATGCCTAGGGTGGGCCAGCCGGTGAAGGACCTAGGCCACTTGAGGAGGGCCAACATGGAGGGGACACCGACCGCGACCCCGGAGGGGGAGCGCTCCGACGCTGCTGCTGCGTCGGGCGAGGCGGACATCCATCTGGAGCGCGTGACCAAGCGCTTCGGCGACGCCGTGGCGGTCGACGACCTCACGCTGTCGATCGAGCGCGGGGCGTTCTACGCCCTGCTGGGGCCCTCGGGCTGCGGCAAGACGACCACGCTGCGCATGATCGGCGGGTTCGAGGATCCGACCGAGGGCATCGTCTACCTGGGCGGCCAAGAGGTGACCAACCAGCCGCCCTACAAGCGCGACGTCAACACGGTCTTCCAGTCCTACGCGCTGTTCCCGCACCTCAACGTCGAGCGCAACGTCGCCTTCGGCCTGGAGCGCAAGAAGGTCGACAAGGCCGAGGCCACGCGCCGCGTCGGCGAGGCGCTGGAGATGGTCCAGCTCGGCCAGCTGGCCAAGCGCAAGCCCGGGCAGCTCTCCGGCGGCCAGCAGCAGCGCGTCGCGCTGGCGCGCGCGCTGGTCAACCGTCCGCGCGCGCTGCTGCTCGACGAGCCGCTCGGCGCGCTGGACCTGCGCCTGCGCAAGCAGCTGCAGATCGAGCTCAAGGGCATCCAGCGCGAGGTCGGCATCACGTTCGTGCACGTCACGCACGACCAGGAGGAGGCCATGTCGATGGCCGACACGATCGCCGTCATGAACCGCGGCAAGATCGAGCAGGCCGGCACGGCCGAGGACCTGTACGAGCGTCCGCGGACCGCGTTCGTCGCCAACTTCCTCGGCGTCTCGAACCTCGTCGACGGCAAGGTGCTCGAGCGCGGGGCCGAGATGGCGGTCGTCGAGACGCCGGACGGCACGATCCGCGTGCCGTGCTCGCTGATGTCCGAGGCGCCCGGCGACGCGGTCCGCGTCGGCGTGCGCCCCGAGAAGATCGAGCTGGTCCCGGCCGCCGACGGCGTCCCCGCGGGCCGCAACGCGCTGCGCGGCCGGGTCACGGTCGCCTCGTTCCTGGGGATCTCCATCCAGTACGTCGTCACCGCGCCCAACGGCGAGGAGCTGACCGTGTTCGCGCCCAACCGCGACGGCATGCAGCCGAGCACGCTGGGCGTCGGGCAGGAGGTGCTGCTGACCTGGGATCCGCAGCACACGTTCGTCGTCGCCCGCGATGTCTGAGCGCGACGTGGAGCGGGCGCTCGAGCGCCTGCTGTTCGAGAAGGACGGGATGTCGCGCCGGCGGTTCCTCGGGCGCTCCGGCGCCGCCGCGCTCGGCCTGACCGCGCTGGGCTCGGCGCTGGCCGGCTGCTCGATCGAGGGCGAGGCCGCCCATCAGGTCAACGCCAAGAAGACCGTGACGGTCAACCACCCCAAGGCGTCGCTGGCCGGGCTCGTCTGGGCCAACTGGCCGCTGTACATCGACAAGAAGACGCTCAAGACGTTCAACGAGGAGCACGGCGTCAAGGTCAAGTACGTCGAGGAGATCAACGACAACTTCGAGTTCTTCGGCAAGGTCCGCCAGCAGCTGGCCCAGGGCCAGGGCATCGGGCGCGACATCGTCACGCTCACCGACTACATGGCGGCCCGCTGGGTGCGCGACGGCTACGTCGAGCCGATCGACAAGCGCAACGTGCCGAACATCAAGAACCTGGTCTCCAACCTGAAGTCGATCAACTACGACCCGACGCGCACCTACACGCTGCCGTGGCAGTCGGGCGGCACGGGCATCGGCTACAACCCCAAGAAGACCGGGCGGAAGCTGGAGAGCGTCAACGACCTCTTCGACCCGGCGTTCAAGGGCCGCGTGACGATGCTGCAGGAGCCCTACGACACCGCGTGCCTCGTGCTGCTGGGCATGGGCATCGACGCGTCGAAGGCCAACATCGACCAGATTCTCAAGGCGATCGACAAGATCGACCAGGCCAAGAACGCCGGGCAGATCCGGCGTTTCACGGGCAACGACTACACCACGGACCTCGCGAAGGGCAACGTCTGGGTGGCGGTCGCCTACTCCGGCGACCTAGTGCAGCTGCAGGCCGACAACCCCGACCTCGAGTTCATCTACCCCAAGGAGGGCGCGATGTTGTTCACCGACAACATGATGATGCCCAAGCACGCCGAGCACTTCTACGGCGCCGAGGTGTTGATGAACTACTACTACGAGCCCGAGGTGGCGGCCAAGGTGGCGGCCTACGTCAACTACATCACCCCGGTGCAGGGCGCCAAGGAGGTCCTGCTCAAGACGGACCCCGACATCGCCAACAACCCGCTGATCTTCCCGCCCGACGACGTCCGCAAGCGGCTGTACCCCTACCCGAACCTCTCGCCCGCGGACGAGCGCGCGATGCAGAACGCGATGGCGAAGGTGACGGGGGCCTGAGCCGATGCTCCGCCTGAGCCTCAAGACCCGCCGCAGCCTGCTGCCCTACCTGTTCCTCGGGCCGGGCCTGCTGTGGCTGATCGTCTTCTTCGCCGTCCCGCTCGTGAACCAGTTGGGCGTGTCGCTGATGAGCGGCAACCCGGAGGACGGCTACACGCTGACGTGGGAGTGGTCCACGTACTCACACGCGATCTCCGACTACAGCACCCAGTTCGGCCGCTCGATCCTGTTCGCGGGCATCGCGACCATCCTGTGCCTGGTCATCGGCTTCCCGCTCGCCTACTTCATCGCCTTCAAGGCCGGCAGGTGGAAGAACTTCATGCTGCTGCTGGTCATCCTGCCGTTCTTCACGTCCTACGTGCTGCGCACCGTCGCCTGGCAGCTGATCCTCAACGACAACGGCTGGGTCGTCAGCCGCTTCCAGGACGTCGGGCTGATCTCGGAGAACGGGCGGCTGCTGGCCTCCAACAAGGCCGTCATCGCCGGCATCACCTACAACTTCCTGCCGTTCATGATCCTGCCGCTGTACGTGACGCTGGAGCGGCTGGACCGGCGCCTGATCGAGGCCGCAACCGACCTGTACGCCAGCCGCGTGACCGCGTTTCGCAAGATCACGGTGCCGCTGGCGCTGCCGGGCATCTTCGCCGGCTCGCTGCTGACGTTCATCCCGGCCTGCGGCGACTTCATCAACGCCGCGCTGCTCGGGACGCCCAAGCAGTACATGATCGGCAACGTCATCCAGAGCAAGTTCCTCAACATCCTCGACTACCCGACGGCGGCCGCGCTGTCGTTCATCCTGATGAGCGGCATCCTGATCGGGATCCTCATCTACGCCCGATTGCTCGGGACCAAGTCGTTGACGGAGGCGGCAGCCTGATGTCCGATCGCCTCCGCACCTGGCTGCTCGGCATCTGGTCGGGCCTCGCGCTGCTCTACCTGTTCATCCCGATCTTCATCGTCGTCCTCTACTCGTTCAACGACAACAAGGGGCGCTTCAACTTCACGTGGCAGGGCTTCACGCTGAAGCACTGGGCCCACCCGTTCTCCAACCCCGACCTGACGACGGCGCTGCAGAACTCGCTGTTCATCGCGCTGATCACCGTCATCATCTCGGTGGCGCTCGGCACGTTCATGGCCCTGGCGCTGGTGCGCTACGGCTTCCGCGGCAAGACGGTCACCGACCTGTTCGTCTTCCTGCCGCTGGCCACGCCCGAGGTCGTCCTCGGCGCCGCGCTGCTGGGCCTGTTCCTGACCGTGCACGTGGGCACCGGGATGGCCACCATCGTCATCGCCCACGTGATGTTCACGGTGTCCTACGTGGTGGTGACGGTGAGAGCCCGGCTAGAGGGCATGGACCGGCACATCGAGGAGGCCGCCATGGACCTCGGCGCGACCGAGTGGCTGACGTTCCGCAAGGTCACGCTGCCGATGATCGCGCCCGGCGTGGCGTCGGCGGCGCTGCTGGCGGCGGCGATCTCGGTCGACGACTACGTCGTGACGAGCTTCAACGCCGGCTCGACCCAGACGTTCCCGCTGTTCATCTTCGGCGCGACCCGCCAGGGCGTGTCGGCCGAGGTCAACGTGCTGGCGACGATGCTGCTGGTCGCCGTGCTGGTGCTCATGGCCTTCAACGTCGCGTTCCAGCGTCGCCGCGCCCGCCGCGACCTCGCGGCGACGGGCGGGCCGGACGGGCCGGATGGCCGCGTCACCGAGGCCGAGCACTTCGAGCTCGAGATGGCAGCGGGCGCGCGCGGATAGGCGCACTCGGAGGGGGCGGCCGGGTGTAGGTTCGCCCCATGGAGAGCTCAGCGGGTCAGGCCGACCCGGTCGTCGCTCCGGAGGGGATGCCCGGGATGGGCTTCACCCCCGGCGACAAGGGTCTGAAGTGCGGGCCATCAGCTACGTCTCGGGGGTCGTGATCGCGGTCGCCTCGGGCAAGAACTTCGTCGACCTGGCGTTCCTGCCGCTGCTCGGCGCCGCGATCCTCGCGTACGTGTTCGTCAAGGCGACGATCGAGTACGCGCACAAGGACGGCGGCTACGCCAAGCCGTTCCTGGGCATCGGCTCGCCGGTGGTCATCACCATCGCCATGATCCTGATCGGCCTGGGCTGGTTCCTCTGGCGCTACACCCAGGACCGCGAGTTCTTCTCGCGCAAGCCCGAGCCGGTCGACCCGGAGCTCGCGGCGACCGTCACGCACCGCGTCGCCAAGAAGGAGAAGGTCGCATGACCCTGGTCGTCGGCTACGACGGGACCCAGGGCGCGCGCGCCGCGTTCGACGAGGCGCTGACGCTGGCCGAGCGCCTGGGCGAGAGCGTCCACGTCGTCTTCTCGTTCGCGTCGCCGCGCCTGGGCGGCGAGCTGCACGACCTCGACGAGGCGATCCGCGAGCGCGGCGACGCCGTGGTGGGGGAGGCGCTGAAGACCGCCGCGGCCGCGGGCGTCGCGGTGTCCTCCGACGTCCGGATGCAAGACCCCGCCGAGGGCCTGCTGGCCGCGGCCGACGAGGTCGGCGCCACATGATCGTCGTCGGCTCCTACGGCGAGCGCCCGCTGAGGAGCGCGCTGGTCGGCTCGACGCCGACGCGCCTGCTGCACCTCTCCGACCGCCCGGTGCTCGTGGTGCGGGCGGCGCGCCGCGGCAAGGCCGCGGAGTAGGCTCGCGCGCATATGCGCGCAGTGGTCATCACCAAGCACGGCGATCCGTCGGTCCTGCAGGTGCAGGAGCGGCCGGATCCGCCACCGCCCGGGCCAGGACGGGTGACGGTCGCCGTGCGGGCGGCCGGCATCAACTTCGCCGACACGATGGCCCGAATCGGGCTGTACGAGGACGCGCCCAAGCCGCCGTGCGTCGTGGGCTACGAGGTGGCGGGCACGATCGCGGCGGTCGGCGCCGGCGTCGACCCGGCGCGCGTCGGCGAGCGCGTCATGGCCGGCTCGCGCTTCGGCGGCTACGCCGAGCGCGTCGACGTCGGCGCGGCCGACGCGATCCCGCTGCCGGACGCGCTGAGCTTCGAGCAGGGCGCCGCGATCCCGGTCAACTACGCCACGGCGTGGGCGGCGCTGCACGGCTACGGGTCGCTGCACGCCGGCGAGCGCGTCCTGATCCACGCGGCGGCCGGCGGCGTCGGGATCGCCGCGCTGCAGCTCGCCAAGGCGGCGGGCGCCGAGGTCCACGGCACCGCGTCGCCGGGCAAGCACGCGCGGCTGGCCGAGCTGGGGATCGACCGCGCGATCGACTACCGCCGCGACAAGTGGTGGAAGGGCCTCGACCACTATGACTTGATCCTGGACGCGATCGGCGGCCGGTCGTTCCAGATCTCCTACAACCTGCTCCGGCCCGGCGGCCGCCTCGTCGCCTACGGCGCGTCCTCGGTGTCCAGCGGCGAGACGCGCTCGCTGCGCACCGCCGCGCCGCA contains:
- a CDS encoding ABC transporter permease → MSDRLRTWLLGIWSGLALLYLFIPIFIVVLYSFNDNKGRFNFTWQGFTLKHWAHPFSNPDLTTALQNSLFIALITVIISVALGTFMALALVRYGFRGKTVTDLFVFLPLATPEVVLGAALLGLFLTVHVGTGMATIVIAHVMFTVSYVVVTVRARLEGMDRHIEEAAMDLGATEWLTFRKVTLPMIAPGVASAALLAAAISVDDYVVTSFNAGSTQTFPLFIFGATRQGVSAEVNVLATMLLVAVLVLMAFNVAFQRRRARRDLAATGGPDGPDGRVTEAEHFELEMAAGARG
- a CDS encoding zinc-binding dehydrogenase; translated protein: MRAVVITKHGDPSVLQVQERPDPPPPGPGRVTVAVRAAGINFADTMARIGLYEDAPKPPCVVGYEVAGTIAAVGAGVDPARVGERVMAGSRFGGYAERVDVGAADAIPLPDALSFEQGAAIPVNYATAWAALHGYGSLHAGERVLIHAAAGGVGIAALQLAKAAGAEVHGTASPGKHARLAELGIDRAIDYRRDKWWKGLDHYDLILDAIGGRSFQISYNLLRPGGRLVAYGASSVSSGETRSLRTAAPQAVRMLRGFNLIKQMSESKAVIGLNMLRLWDDRGTLEPWIAPLSDALADGTVAPVVHEAVPFAEAPRAHRIIAARQNVGKVVLVP
- a CDS encoding ABC transporter ATP-binding protein, which produces MEGTPTATPEGERSDAAAASGEADIHLERVTKRFGDAVAVDDLTLSIERGAFYALLGPSGCGKTTTLRMIGGFEDPTEGIVYLGGQEVTNQPPYKRDVNTVFQSYALFPHLNVERNVAFGLERKKVDKAEATRRVGEALEMVQLGQLAKRKPGQLSGGQQQRVALARALVNRPRALLLDEPLGALDLRLRKQLQIELKGIQREVGITFVHVTHDQEEAMSMADTIAVMNRGKIEQAGTAEDLYERPRTAFVANFLGVSNLVDGKVLERGAEMAVVETPDGTIRVPCSLMSEAPGDAVRVGVRPEKIELVPAADGVPAGRNALRGRVTVASFLGISIQYVVTAPNGEELTVFAPNRDGMQPSTLGVGQEVLLTWDPQHTFVVARDV
- a CDS encoding ABC transporter ATP-binding protein; amino-acid sequence: MAGIELKHITKRYPDGTEAVKDLNLAIADGEFVILVGPSGCGKSTALRMIAGLEDISEGEMIIGDQVVNERAPKDRDIAMVFQSYALYPHMTVRENMGFALELAGVSKEERNRKVEEAAEILDLQQHLDRKPANLSGGQRQRVAMGRAIVRDPSAFLMDEPLSNLDAKLRVQMRTEVSRIQQRLGTTTVYVTHDQTEAMTLGDRVAVMRAGRLQQVDTPKVLYEQPINLFVAGFIGSPAMNFFSAEVAGDTLKTPFGDVPLPERLKHAAASAGGKRVLAGLRPESFEDAEVARRQNRRGGHEFEADVDLTESMGSEVYAYIRLEGDLAEADELAEIAADSGAADVPGAGTDQLVARLSAETEVERGSRARFWLDVDKLHLFDVETGKSLGRDEATASVTSEAQTAPPPTPA
- a CDS encoding ABC transporter permease, which gives rise to MLRLSLKTRRSLLPYLFLGPGLLWLIVFFAVPLVNQLGVSLMSGNPEDGYTLTWEWSTYSHAISDYSTQFGRSILFAGIATILCLVIGFPLAYFIAFKAGRWKNFMLLLVILPFFTSYVLRTVAWQLILNDNGWVVSRFQDVGLISENGRLLASNKAVIAGITYNFLPFMILPLYVTLERLDRRLIEAATDLYASRVTAFRKITVPLALPGIFAGSLLTFIPACGDFINAALLGTPKQYMIGNVIQSKFLNILDYPTAAALSFILMSGILIGILIYARLLGTKSLTEAAA
- a CDS encoding polyamine ABC transporter substrate-binding protein — protein: MSERDVERALERLLFEKDGMSRRRFLGRSGAAALGLTALGSALAGCSIEGEAAHQVNAKKTVTVNHPKASLAGLVWANWPLYIDKKTLKTFNEEHGVKVKYVEEINDNFEFFGKVRQQLAQGQGIGRDIVTLTDYMAARWVRDGYVEPIDKRNVPNIKNLVSNLKSINYDPTRTYTLPWQSGGTGIGYNPKKTGRKLESVNDLFDPAFKGRVTMLQEPYDTACLVLLGMGIDASKANIDQILKAIDKIDQAKNAGQIRRFTGNDYTTDLAKGNVWVAVAYSGDLVQLQADNPDLEFIYPKEGAMLFTDNMMMPKHAEHFYGAEVLMNYYYEPEVAAKVAAYVNYITPVQGAKEVLLKTDPDIANNPLIFPPDDVRKRLYPYPNLSPADERAMQNAMAKVTGA
- a CDS encoding universal stress protein: MTLVVGYDGTQGARAAFDEALTLAERLGESVHVVFSFASPRLGGELHDLDEAIRERGDAVVGEALKTAAAAGVAVSSDVRMQDPAEGLLAAADEVGAT
- a CDS encoding universal stress protein, which translates into the protein MIVVGSYGERPLRSALVGSTPTRLLHLSDRPVLVVRAARRGKAAE
- a CDS encoding carbohydrate ABC transporter permease: MRHGTREYTTWSLLIGVVVVFAMFPVLWIMSLSFKTPATVGDGRLIPKEWTFDNYKGLFTGGWDSPLLRPLINSILIALIATVIAVALASLAAYAIARLDFPGKAIVLGGALAVSMFPPISVVGPLFDMWRALGLYDTYPGLIIPYLTFALPLAIYILVAFFREIPWDLEEAAQVDGATPFQAFRRIIFPLAAPGVFTAAILVFIFAWNDFVFAISLTSSNASRTVPAAIAFFTGESQFTSPTGNIAAAAVLVTVPIIIFVLIFQRRIVAGLTAGAVKG